A portion of the Lathamus discolor isolate bLatDis1 chromosome 5, bLatDis1.hap1, whole genome shotgun sequence genome contains these proteins:
- the MDH1 gene encoding malate dehydrogenase, cytoplasmic, giving the protein MGEPVRVLVTGAAGQIAYSLLYSIAKGDVFGKDQPLVLVLLDITPMMTVLEGVVMELQDCALPLLREVIPTDKEEVAFKDLDIAILVGSMPRREGMERKDLLKANVKIFKSQGAALDKYAKKTVKVVVVGNPANTNCLIASKSAPSIPKENFSCLTRLDHNRAKSQIALKLGVTASDVKNVIIWGNHSSTQYPDVNHAKVNVKGKEVGVYEAIKDDSWLKGDFILTVQQRGAAVIKARKLSSAMSAAKAICDHVRDIWFGTPAGEFVSMGVISDGNSYGVPEDLLYSFPVVIKDKTWKFVEGLPINDFSREKMELTAKELTEEKETAVEFLSSA; this is encoded by the exons ATG GGTGAACCTGTTAGAGTCCTGGTAactggtgctgctgggcagaTTGCCTACTCGCTGCTCTACAGCATTGCCAAGGGAGATGTGTTTGGCAAAGATCAG CCTCTTGTTCTTGTGCTGCTGGATATCACCCCCATGATGACTGTATTGGAAGGTGTAGTGATGGAGCTGCAGGATTGTGCTTTGCCACTGCTGAGAG aGGTCATTCCAACAGACAAGGAGGAAGTTGCATTCAAAGACCTTGACATAGCAATTCTGGTTGGCTCTATGCCAAGGAGAGAGGGCATGGAGAGGAAGGATTTACTCAAAGCGAATGTGAAAATTTTCAAGTCTCAGGGTGCAGCCTTGGATAAGTATGCCAAAAAGACTGTGAAG gtTGTGGTAGTTGGGAATCCAGCAAATACCAACTGCCTGATTGCATCAAAGTCAGCCCCATCAATACCAAAGGAAAACTTCAGCTGCTTAACTCGTTTGGATCACAACAGAGCTAAGTCTCAG ATTGCTCTGAAACTCGGTGTGACTGCTAGTGATGTGAAAAACGTCATCATCTGGGGCAACCACTCCTCCACTCAATATCCAGATGTTAACCATGCAAAGGTAAACgtgaaaggaaaggaagttgGAGTTTATGAAGCTATAAAAGATGACAGCTGGCTGAAGGGAGACTTTATCCTG ACTGTTCAGCAGCGTGGAGCAGCTGTTATTAAGGCTAGGAAGCTGTCCAGTGCGATGTCAGCTGCCAAAGCTATCTGTGATCATGTGAGGGACATCTGGTTTGGCACTCCAGCG GGAGAATTTGTTTCCATGGGAGTCATTTCTGATGGCAATTCTTACGGTGTTCCTGAAGACTTGCTGTATTCATTCCCTGTTGTGATCAAG GACAAGACTTGGAAGTTTGTTGAGGGTCTTCCTATCAATGATTTTTCTCGTGAGAAGATGGAGCTAACTGCTAAGGAGTTAACTGAGGAGAAGGAGACTGCTGTGGAATTCCTCTCCAGTGCATGA